The Molothrus aeneus isolate 106 chromosome 11, BPBGC_Maene_1.0, whole genome shotgun sequence genome segment TGTTACTTGCAGGTGGCATGTAATTGTTTAATATGACCTGAAGCCACCCCTCCATTTCTTGTCAAAGAGGTCTTTCATGACTGGACTAATAACTGAATGCAGGGTAAAAGGAGCTGTAAAGGCAGATGTTACCACAGCGGGGAAGAAAAACCCTGTGATACATCTGCTGTGGTCACTTCCTAGATGATTTTTATACTGACTGTAGTTCTTGGTTCACAGTTCTGACTCCTTTCTTGAGCTTGAAGAGACATTCTGCTTTTTTAAGTAACCAAGCaatagaaaaaaagcaagattttaTAGCTTAAGCAACAAACTGAACTACACGGGAAAAATATATACCTGAGGATCCACTGCAACCAGCATTAGAAGAGGTTTAGGAAGGAAGAGCCTTTCTCAGAAAGCTATCTGCAAGGACTCTTCCTTTGGCTTGCTAAGCAACACAAAAAGTCAAAACCACCACCATGCACCACAGTTGTACTGCACAGATCTCTGTAGACATATGACAGAGCAATCTAAATGCTCGTCATTGAGAAAGGACATGGTGGCTCGAGGACATGGTGGCTCGCTAGGATTAATCAAGGTTTTAAGTTAAAAGTCCTATGCATAAACTGACGTGGGAACACGGCTCTTACATGGCCGTGTAAGAGCCATGCTTCGGGAGTGTTTTAAGAGGTAGAACTAGGAGAAAAGAAACCACCTCGCTGCTTTTTAACTCACCAAGCAGCCCGTTTTGTAGGGGGTATTATCTTCTCGCTCTACTCGCACGAGGCGAGCGGGACGCGGCCGCGCCGAGCTCCGTTCGCCTTGGGGTGCCGAGCCGCGATGGAGGGagggggcgggggcgggggccGGGAGGAGGGGGCTGCTGCCGCGGGAAGGCCCGAGGCACGCGGGACCCCGCGGAGGAGAGGCGGCGGGGCGCTGGCTGCTGCGGCGCCCGGAGCCGGTTTCGGCGAGCCAGGCGGGACCCCGTGGGGCGGGCGGCCTGCCCCGCCGCGCCGGTCCCACTCGTGCTGGGCGGGACAGGCCAGCGGACCGCCCCTGCCGGGCTGCGCCTTTGCCCGGGGATGCTCCGGGGGCGGGCGGGTCGGCTCCTCGGGCTCCTCCCGCTGCCCCGGCGCCTCGGCCACGTATGAAAGCGGTTCATTGTCTCTGTCGGCAGCTCGGAGCCGCGGCGGTGGCGGGAGGCGGCGACAAGGTACGGACAGGCTGATGCGGGTGGGGGTGCGGTTATGCCACGGGATTGGAAGGCCCGGTCGGACCTTTTTTTTTCCGGTCTCAAACAACGGTACTTTAAAGGAGATGTTTTTGAGCGGGTTACACACGCCCCTGCCTGTGGCGGCGGACTAGCGGTAATACTAGTTACGGGGGAGCCGATGTCGCACCGATAGAGGTAAAGCTGTCGAAAATCAGCCTGGTTATtttaggtggtttttttttcctgtacccATTCAAATACCTATCTGCATATTGTTGATACAATAAGCTTCTGCCTTATGAAGATGTGAGATTTCTAGCTGCATAAGAATACTGGAAAGTGATGTTTTGTCAGTGGGGTGATTTACTGCAAGAATTACTAGTAATATTGTTGTGTGTTATTCTTTGACCAGCTTTGTCGTGTTCcagcattttacttttttgagTAGCAAACTATGTTTCTAACGTTAGCTCACAGAACCTTTTTTGGCGGTAATTGCATTGGTGCAATGTCTGATAGGTGAAGAACGCAGTGAGTAAATTTGATGAGGAGAAGTAGACCTTCAGGTGATCTTTGCTCTATTTATCATGCCATGAACAAATGTTTTCCTCTTAATTCTATAAAATGCATGATGACATTCactgttatcattctttttacAGTCAGTATTGCTGCATTTGGTGAATTTTAGGTACATAAGAGATAATTACATTCATCTCGTATGATTGCTCTGAAAGGTCAGCATACAGGACAGTCATTTTTGGGTAACAAAAGGTTGTGCACATAATCCCGCATTAGGTATTCATTTTTCAGTGGAAGAAATCAATCTGGGAAATCAACAGAATCACGGcatattctgagctggaagggaccacaacTGAGTACATTAATCTGTAAGTTCTTTGACTTTAAAAATGCTGCACAGACTGTTTAAAATGAAAGTATGCTGGAAATTTTCTCAGACAGAAAATGGCCAGGGAAGACCACTGACAAAGACAGCTAAGATTCAGTTGCTCAGAAGTCATTGTAGGGGAGCAGGTATTTgtaattcttcactgaaatgtttttgcTTTAATCCAGCCTGGTTTTTCAGTCTTCCCACAACAGACCCAGAACTGTTTGTTCTAAGGGAGTGTTTCATCCCAGCCTATTGTCCAAAGCTCAAAGACAGAGCATGTTTTTGACAGCTCTAATATGAGGCACTTTCTGTCTTTCTACAGTCTTTTTaatatcccagaaaaaaaatttgcagtTTAATAGGAGGGTCTTTTTTAGCTAGAAAGTTAGTTTTTGCTACTTGATTAAGTCTCTTCAGGTTGAattctgtgctgaaagaagTTACTAAGAAACTCTACTCCTTTCAGAGCTGACCTGAAAAGATCTGATTACTTAATTCCAACATTATATGTCTTACGTGACAAACGAATAAAAGTCCCTGGAAGCACGAGCTAAATGAtcatcatttctttctttcttttctgcctttctgggTCTGAAAAGTGCTCATCTTAGAAATGAGATCTTTTTGGGATCAGTACTACCACTGACTGTATTTTTACCCTGCTTAGTAAAACTGGATAGCTTTCTGTAATGTATCTAGTTTCTTGGCAAGCAGATACTAGTggccctgcagctcagcagtcTATCAAAGACAGTTTAAGTGATGAAGAAAACGATTGCTCTATTGGCCAGTTTgtataattaattttctttgaacaATATGTAAGAATAGTTGTTGTGGAATTGTCCCAGGGCTCATCTAGTGTAGAATCTTGTTTCCATTAGTAGCTGTTAGCAGGGaagcccaggagcagagcttgATTCAGGACTGGCAACTAAACCATAGAAGCTAATGCTTTTCAGACCACATTTTGAAAATTTGCATTGCCCTGTGAAGAGATGATTGTGCCTCAAGAATTTGAGAGACTTCTGATGATTCTCTTTACCAGAGCTCTCCTTGAAGAAATAGTATCACCAAAGAAGTACTACTACTATCAcagaaaaggaataacagtGTAACTGTTAGTAAAATAACTTACATTAAGGAGTATTCATTACTTACAGAAACACGTATTGTGATGCTTCTGAGTGTTGCCATACTTCATGTGTCTCAGCTGAGAGATGTGAGAGGCGTCAGAGTGCTGTCTGCTGCAACTTGAGGCCCGTTGCAGcctgtttttctgcttgttGTAGCTCCCTTGCCACTTGGGGTCAGTCTGATTTTGTCTCTGAGATGGCAGCTGAAGTGGCGGTAACGCCAAAACATCTGGCCCCTCTGCTGGTTCTCCTTTCTCCCCCCCATGTTTGCAGTTGGCAGGCATGCTATAGTCAGGCAGGTGCACTACGAGGAAGCACTTATGTGGAACAGAGCAGGATAAAAGGAGGTGTAACAAACCCcaattttgctttctggagAGGAGCTTGGTGTGAGCAGGTAGTGCCACTGAGCTGTtggtggaggaggagggcacTAGCAGAAagaggcaatgcaaagcaagtcaCAGGCTAGTGTTTCAGCATGCAGCTTCAGTGTGCAGTTTTGGCATAttgcctttctgtgctgaaagagcAAGCTTGCCTAACAGCACCATCTGGCGAGTCCTGCAATGGAATGGGTAGAGGATCAGAAGTAGTCTGTATTGCGACGTCCCGTTCCTCGCATTTGGAATTGTAGAATcatttacattggaaaagacctttaagatcatgaAGTCCAACTGTTAATCCAACAATGCCAAGTCCACAACTAAGGCAATGATATAATGTAATCTATTCAGTAGATTTATAaatgtgtgtatacatatatggATCTTCAGCAACTCTATGAGAAGGTTATTCTATGGGCTTTTCAACAGCTGCTTTCTGCCTCAGCTAAAGTTCATCAAAAATCACAGAAGACCTTGTTGGGTTAAAAAAATTGTACTTTAGGGGAATGTGAGTTTAACCTGGGCTAAAATCACCTTAACTGCAGAATGCAATTGGAAATGGTAAGTGGTTGTTTACATGAAAATAGAATTACACATGCCCAACAAGAAAAGTGCAGAAATGAAGGGCACTGTTCACAGAAAAAGTGGTATATTCGGCCTTATGCACTGGAAGCCACACAAGAGAATACTTTACAGATGCTGTATTGTCCTGCGTAATTATGCTTTTTATTTGATGGTGTCTACATGTGTGTATATTCCTTAGAAACACTCCAACTTttctaaaaggaaagaaaattaatcttaaaTATAGAAAACTGATATCTACTTAGTGTTTTACTTTTTCTTGCAGTTTCTATCATAATGAAGTGTAGGGAAATACCTCAGCTGTAGTCATTTGATGTTATTTGTAGTGTTTGAGTCTTGTTAGTCCAGACATATTGTGGACTAATACTCACGTTATCTGCTTTTTCATTGGCACAGTGTTGTCTGCAACACTACTTGTGTGGGAACCTGGAGCAAGGAGAGGTCTGAGAAAGTCAAGGCAAAAGTGAATGTAAAAAACAGCTTTTGGCTTTTATTCCTCAGTCTCCCACACTCTGCTAATAACATGTAAAGAGCAGTTAGTgttgcagctctgcagcatgaTTAGAGTGGAGCAACAGTTCTGCATAGCTAGAGTAGAAACACATTCTTTAAAAAGCACAATTGAGTTTCTGAAAGCTACATAATAAGTGAGACTGCAATGAGCTGCAGAATGCAGTCTTAGTGCAGATAATGACTCACGTTTTGCACTCAAGAAAAAGATCTGAGATAGTTGTGTCTGGCTGACTTTCAGGCATAGAGCCTGTTTCAAGAAAAATCTTTCAATTAGCAAATGCAACTTCAGCTTTGACTTCAGCTTAGAttctttcatcccctctgtttGGTGAAGtgtcagtgcaggctgctggATTGCTGGTGAtcctcacagcacagagaaACTTGTAGATGCTTCTGGAGATGtaatatgcaaaaaaaagaTGTAATATGTTCAGTATTAGAACAAGGCAGATTTTATCTATGAAGAATGGCCGGCCAAGCTGAACTAAACTAAGGATTTATCTATCTGCTCTTGTGCCTGAGAGTAGCAAGCAGCGGACTGCTAAGGAGAAAGTAATACATTAAGCCTTGTTTCTTGCAGCATGTCACTGCAATACAGTATACCATGGGCTATCCATGGCTTAGGGAATTGCTAAGCCATGGGCTGTAGCCTCATTTTTGCCTTTAACAGTCCTTGGAAGGCTTTTCTTCCCTTACTTACTTTAAATCAATGTGATTATTTGTTGAACTCCTGTATACTTTTGCTGCTACAGAATTTTGAAGCAGagtttcacatttttaatatgCAGTGTACATAAAGGTTTTGTAATGGGTGATCATTTAATTCAATTCAATTTATTATGTCAAATGAATATGTATCTTTGTTTACTAGTCTGCATGATTTTCTTTCAAGAGTTCAGAGTGTGTTGAAAAATGTGTCTTTCACTGTAACAAGAAAAACATTGTAATTGCAAATGCGACTAGATAACAAATAGGTATATGTAGAACTTCTGAGATGATCTGCATACATGAGGAGTACTTTCCTTTACCTTGCCTGCTAGCATTTACTGCCTGCTTGCAAGTGGAATCTGCATGAGTGAGAGTACAAAAGGGTAGGTGCCAAAAATCTCTAGTAAAAAGCTGGGGGGAGGAGTGCATGTGTCTTGAACTTTGACTGCAAAGTAAAGCAGAAATCCACTTGGGCTTGACATGCCTAAGATTTTCTAGGAGTTATATGCAGACAAATCTAACTTGAATGCAAACTCAGGGTATTCTGTCTTGGGGTGTATGCACTCCAGACCAAAGATACGTGTCAGCAGCTTTTAAATTTTGTCACCTGTGGCCAGGTGTGGCTTCAGGTTGTGAGTTTTCATCCATCTTCTGCCTTCTGCAGTTTGGAAAATAGAGGGTTGTGGACAAACACCAATTGGTATAGCAGCCTATGGCCACTGTAGGGTACAGCACTCACATTAGATAAGATGATTTTAATTTCAGCACTCACAGCTACCAATGTTCGCATCCACTCCTTTTAGGGGATAGAAATCCTTGTAATGTTAAATTGAAATAGAAATACAGTTGAGCAAgtcagaaactttttttttcttctttttttttagcacaGCGTTTACCAGTGTTCAATTTGAGGGCCTTGCGTATTTTGTagttctgttttgatttttttttaatccaaggGTTGAGCTGCATCAACCCAAGGTTTTCTTCAACATTGAACATTTACTTAGTTCCTTATTTCTGCAGTGATCTTAGTGTCAcacattacttcttttttttcccccaacagctGTCACCTGCAGTGATCATCCCCAAGTGCAGCTGATTAAAGAAGCAGTTAATgccacatacatacatacacatttGAAGAAAGGTTTTACTAATGCAAGAGTTTGTATTGTCTAAGCTGTATTGTTATTGTGCCACAGGAGCAATGGTTCACCAgtatttcccttctctttttcagcttttttcattACCCTTCCTCGGTGAGAATGGCAAGGATTCGGATTCCTAGCAcaattgttataatttttgtTACAGTTCAGACTGGATTCTTACTCTTCATGTATGCCCGGTACAGTAGCTTCATGCCTCAGTCTGAGGAGAAACCATCACAAGTCCACATACTTATTCTCTCCTCTTGGCGGTCAGGATCTTCTTTTGTTGGTCAACTTTTCAGCCAGCACCCCAGTGTCTTCTACTTGATGGAGCCTGCATGGCACGTGTGGGTTACAATGTACCAGAACAGTGCCAAAGTCTTACACATGGCAGTGCGGGACTTAGTCAGGTCGGTCTTTCTGTGTGACATGTCTGTGTTTGATGCTTACATGCCTTGGAAAAGAAACTTATCCGATCTTTTCCAGTGGGCAGCAAGTCGGGCTCTGTGTTCAGCTCCTGCTTGTGACTCTTTTCAACGTACCGACATAACCAGTGAACTGGCATGCAAGACTCTTTGTGGACGGTATCCATTCAGCAAGGTGGAAGAAGCCTGTAAAACTTACAGCCATGTTGTCATCAAGGAAGTTAGATTCTTTGACTTGAAGGTCCTATACCCCCTCCTCACTGATCCGTCCCTGAATCTCAAAATTATTCACCTGGTCCGTGACCCCAGGGCAGTCGTCAAGTCACGGGAACAATCGGTGAAAGCATTAGCCCGTGACAATGGAATTGTCTTGAGTACCAATGGCACTAAAGTGGAAGATAGCAAATACAAAGTAATGCAAGAGGTTTGTAGAAGTCATGTTCAGATTTATGAAACAGCTACTCTAAAACCACCTAATTTCCTGAAAGATCGCTATTTAATGGTCCGTTTTGAAGATCTGGTAAGAGATCCATTATCAGAAATCTCAGAAATGTATAAATTTGCAGATCTTAGTTTGACTCCCAGGCTCAAAAGCTGGGTTTATAATATCACTCATGGAcagggaccggggaaaaaaaaagaagccttcAAAATAACATCCCGAGATGCAGTTAGTGTTTCACAGGCCTGGAGAAATATTCTTTCCTTTCAGAAAGTTAAGAAAATACAGGAAGTTTGCAAAGGTGCTATAAACATTCTTGGTTATCAGCTAGTGgattcagaaaaagaacaaagagatCTGACATTGGATTTGGTGTTGCCAAGACGACAAAATCAATTCAGTTGGTCATCATTTAATCCAAAGCACTGAGACATTTTTGAGAGATCTGGGGAGTTGGGGCAGGGTAGTTGTTTGAATATTTCTATACTGCACAGCATATAGTAATTGGAAAATCCTTGGCTGTGACTTTATCTTTTCGTCTACTCCTTTTCTGTTAATGtaagaagtttttttttcccctgagttttttacatattaaaaaaaaaagagcaagataCTTGTCAGCCTGTTACTGTGCTGCTCACATTATTATTTTAGGAATATAATTTAAGCACTTTCTATTAAAAGATGGATTCTCGAAGATGTCTGTTTATTGATAATacttcacttctttttttttttcatgctttaagTTTTTAAGAATCATAATTCTTTATTTGTATATATGGAACAAAGTAAATAGTAAATTCCTTCACTTGACTTTCTTCtttaaagttgtttttcagttgtatattttttttcagacttcTGTTGATGTTTTAAATCTTATGATCTTAACATACAAGTTTTCCAAAAGGTGGGgcaactgcagcagctgtgttGTAAAAGGCTTAAATGGAAACTTCATTTATTGATAGATTTCATAGTGGTTTATTTGGAATAGCAATATTTACAATCAGATACTTGAATGTGATGTTTGCTTGGATTGCAAGAACCAAAGGATATGAAGAAACTTTCAGTGGAATCATAGTGGAAATAGCGTTTTAATGCTGTCCCTGTTGTGTTCTAATACTGTGACAAAGAATAAGTGCACGCTTGCTCTTGCCACCGCACTCCATACTGTTATCCTCTCTCTGTACAACTATAAGCAATTTGTGAAGATCACTGAGAAGTTTAGTAAGCCTTGAAAATTTGCGTATCGATTATATTGCTGCATGGAAGTGATCCGTTCAACTTTGATAGCACAGACAGATGCTCGTGTACGGTTCATATTCGGTGCCGCGCCCGAGAAACTCCTGGGGCAGCGGTGATGCTCCAGCACCGCGCGGGCGCAGACGCTCGGAATGAGCGCGGGTGGGGGCCGTGGGAGGCTGTCCCCAGACCCGCCGCTGAGCATGGAGCGCGTACTTGGCGGTTTTGAGACGTCGCCGGTGCCAGCTGCTGACCAGAGCTCCAGGTAAGAAACCCGTAGTGGCGCTTTCCGTGGCTGCGCTCTGCCTCACGCTGGTACTGCTACTTGAAGGTGAACGGTGAACGGGCGACCGCGTGGCGAGTCCAGGGGAAGACCCGAGGAGGGCGACGGTGCCTGCGGGGCCCGCGGCACAAGCAGCGAGTGGCGGGGACTGCCTGCGGATGGAGCGGCGCGGGCGGCAGTGCCGAGCGGGAGCGGGCAGCGGGGGTTGCCGAGGACGGCGCCGGGCGGGAGCGGGTGGCACGGTCTGTCCGGAGCCGCGCGGAGCTACGGTGGCGCCGCGGCGTGGTGCAATCGCCTCTCGGCGGGGGAACTGAGCGGGCAAGGGGGCGCTTCACCGCACGTCGGGAGCTGCGGTCCCGGGGACGGAACTTGCTATAGTCCGTGTCGGTTCCCGGGGCATGCTGGGTGTTGTGGTTTTCCATCACTCGGCTGCCGGGCAACCCTCATCACAACCAACACGATGTTTTCCAGCTCCTCAGTTTCTCAGGTTGCCTTTACCACTGTGGACTCCGCTCACCTAGCTCTTCTGTTTTAGGGAGTGCCACATATAGCATTCTGGATCCTTAATCCAAACCATGTCTTGCCCTTTGAAAATTAATGCAGCTGTTAGATGCTTATGAGGTATTCTTGTTCCTTAATAGGGTTAATATATAGCTTATTGAATGGAGAAATTAATTTGCAGTTGTAGCATCCTCCATGAAGTCTGTATCAGTAGATTTATTCTAAGTATAGCACATTTAGGATGCTTCCATTTTGACCCAGTGAAAACACCTTCCACAGCATGAGAAGATGTAACAGTGGTTTTAAATGGCAAAATGGGGGAGTAAATGATAGTAGAAAAcgtttatttcctctttttttttttttaatttgttggtTTGCATCACTAATCCCAATTATGCAGGACAATTTCAGTCCTAAACTCCTCTAACTGCACTACTTTAAAAGTTGCATGTACTCTGATCTAATCTCCCTCAGTCCTTTGTGCTgttaatttagatttttttttatttggaacaGCTAAACATAAATTTGCTAGAACAAAACTGTatactttgaaataaaattatttcaggtgtgagctgtgaggatgatgagggctGCAATAATATTTTTACAGGTAATTTTTCAGCTTCAGTCAAAAAAGTATCCCGTATGTCAGGAAGGTGATCATACCACTACCCTGAATCCATGTCAACATTATGTACATTGTTATCCCTGGATAACAACTGGACAAGAAGAATGTCCcagctgcaagaaaaaaaaaagtctgtagtAACATGCGGGCATAGTCCTCATACGATGTTCATTAATATAATTCATAAATAATTCTATGGTTTTGTATAAGAATTATACCACTCGCTATGAAACAATTTAATAGTGACTGATTTCCATTTTGATGTGAGAAACTCAATTGCTCTAAGATACAGAATAAGGCTTGCTTACCTTAATCAGCTTCAATCATTTGATGAAGTTTTATGGTCTTGAGGCTCTTTCATCCTCCCTCAATCCCATCCAGCTTTTCCGAGTTCTACTTACATTCTTAGTACACAAGCTACTTCGTTTCATTTGCACTGAAATCACTTTGTATGTCTCATCACAGTGTCTGAATGAAGTTTATACCACCTGTTATTTTCCTTAACGGAAGCTGGATGCATAGATAAAGTAACTACACACTCAACAGTACAAATACTTCCTTTGCAGATGTTTTCAGAGCCAAAGCAGATTGATTTGGTGCTGGTGCACTGAAACAGAATTAGGACCTCAGAAAGCATTTATTTGTCCTTAAGTTGAAAAGTAGTGTTTCTGGGCAGCACTTGTTCCCTTGCATCTGCAGTTCATTGtggaaaagatttcttttagTGAGCAAACGTTGTTGTGGCTGGTGCAGTGAAAAGCGGAAGAGTTCTTGGTAAGATCATCTTGGTGGGAACGTGAGTGCCAGCCAAAACCTCTCTGTGTTCCGGTGCCACGCCGCTGCGGGAGGAAGGAGCATGAGGTGCAAAGCCCTTAGCGGAGCAGTGGGAAATGGGAGGTAAGGAAGAGTCGGGCTAAAGACAGATTTAAACTGGGCTGGgtgttagggttagggttaggaaGAGACATTTGTCATCCAGACATTTGTCATCCAAAACAAAGACCTGTAAAATCCTAGGTCTGCCTTGTGTTTAATGTGTTTTTACTTTATATTTATGTCACCACATAAagcaaggaaaggagaaatgtgACTGGTTCCCACTATTGCTgtgtgaaggttttttttttaaaagctggtgtatttatattctctttttccacaccaagcttgacttttctcctcctttttcgaggtctgctgcattgggtgtcccaaggagggcggggttcctcagcagggctcttaggaggtggcgctgattctgctttttctgaaggtgtATCAAAGTGTGCTACGAGAATGACAGTTTTCtccactggaaagctttccctcaatgccatcagcgcacgtccgtgtctgaattgtggaagcagacggactaagaaAAGCCAATACCCGGAGCAGATTTCTGTTTGCTCAGTTTCTGTGAGAAgtgggctgtgtgctggacagggagaggcgctgttggagagtggtAACAGCGCCAGGTGTGAGTGTGAGGATGATggaggctcagagcagccccaggtgtgaactgtgaggatgatgggggcTCGGAGCAGTCAAGAAACTGCTGTAATATTTGAGTAAAATGCCATCTTTAGTGGCTGCTGAATCATAGAGTGAAAAGGTAGACATCCCTGTTTTAGCCTTTACCACAACCATTGTATCATGTGTTTATCCATGGCTTATTCCTCTTGTGAAGTTgtctggctgcaggcagtgcatTACTCCaaaggtgctgctgtgctgatgcTCTGTATGTTCACAGTCATGGGCAAAGCCGAAGGCTCTGTGACTAGGGAAGAATGGCATGGACATGTTACTGCTCTCTCTGTTGCACCACAATTTTGATGGCTGGGTTTGGCTGCTAAATTGATGGAGCTCCTggaagaaatttcagaaaagtGAGTAGTATGGCTATCTTTAAATTTATCTTTTACAGTAACATTTAAAAGTAGCATTTCTACAGAAAGCTGTCTCTTTTTTATGTGGCAGAATTTTGCTTTATGTGGTGTTCTGATTTTCTGAAATTCCTCacagctggagaaaaagagTTATGAAAGTTGCTTAGCAGTTTAAAATCTCAGGGTTTCTCTGAAAGCTGACTTgccagagggaggaggaaatagCCTGAATTCCAGTACAGATAGTGTATAAAAGAACATTCCTTGACAGAAAAAGAGCTTTGTGAAACATCAGCACTGTTTCCTGTAGGGCCTCCAACATACTTGTTCAGTAACTGTGGGCTTTGTGCAATGCCCTCAGGCACAGTCCTGAACAAATTTTGTACTGCAGAGAGTATCTTAGTTTACTTGCCATCCCCTGCTTGGTTACTTGTACctgagaaaatttaatttagtgTCAGATGAACCCACTGGGAAATGTCCTTAACTGATTCTAGTAGGGCAACCCCACTACGGTTGGTAAGATTGGAAAGTAGTATGAAAAATTTGCCTTGTGGAATTAAGGGTCTATCATCTCCTGTTAGGCAACTGAATTTTGTGACTGATTCCACTTCTCCTAATACAAGCGATCTAAAATGTGGATACTTTTAAAATTGGATTTAGGCCTGTGGGGGCATGTAACTCGTCTTGTTCTTTCTGATCAAATTTCTGAACCCACTGACTGGTGAAAAATGGCCATgcgataaaaataaaattaaacgtCTATGATTGAATTTTCCCTTAGTAAATGAGAGTATCTGTTATTACATTGGGAAAGACGTTTAATTAGTATACTACATTGGACTTGCTTGTGTTTCATTACAATTTATGGGTTGTTATTTAGAAATACATTTACCTACTATTCCttaatgtggttttgtttttttgtttcttttcctcccctgctAAAGAAAGGGTGGATTTTTTGTCGATCTCTTTGTGAGAGTATCAAATCAGGTTGCTGTAAATATGTATAAGCAACTAGGCTACAGTGTGTACCAGACAGTCTTAGAGTACTACTCAGCTAGCAATGGGGAGCCAGATGAAGATGCTTATGGTAAGTTCTTGTTTGGTCTCGAATGGAACTAGTCTCATGTTGAAGGCTGCTGGGATTGTTTGTAAGACTGttactattttttaatatgaaacaCATAAAAAAGCATGAAACAATTTGAAAGTATATGAATCGATAATTATATGAATTATATGAAACCATTTCAGATAGTTGCTGATTAATgggatttttgtatttttgtaacTTTTCCTAATTAGGATTATATCAGTTACAAAACTTAATCTTGCCACTTACACATTTTGTAACATCTCTGGCAAAATCGACCACAGAACAAGAATAAATGAGAAGGAATGTCAgtgctttcttcctttcatccCATAACAGGGACTTGaaactttgtttttctcagaTGTCTATAAGACCCAGTCAGTTTTAGCTCTGTAAAGAAGCtacagaccaactcaagctggtgattgtggtggtgtttgagggtcttgcagttaccccgattaataggtagagatgatgtttggaggccacagtgttacaggtaggggttaaacagttttttagggtctttcaggtgatttttcagggatttttagggatatttcagggttttttttgcaggagttttttaggaattctctggaaatgtttagga includes the following:
- the LOC136561399 gene encoding carbohydrate sulfotransferase 5-like isoform X2 codes for the protein MSESTKGFFHYPSSVRMARIRIPSTIVIIFVTVQTGFLLFMYARYSSFMPQSEEKPSQVHILILSSWRSGSSFVGQLFSQHPSVFYLMEPAWHVWVTMYQNSAKVLHMAVRDLVRSVFLCDMSVFDAYMPWKRNLSDLFQWAASRALCSAPACDSFQRTDITSELACKTLCGRYPFSKVEEACKTYSHVVIKEVRFFDLKVLYPLLTDPSLNLKIIHLVRDPRAVVKSREQSVKALARDNGIVLSTNGTKVEDSKYKVMQEVCRSHVQIYETATLKPPNFLKDRYLMVRFEDLVRDPLSEISEMYKFADLSLTPRLKSWVYNITHGQGPGKKKEAFKITSRDAVSVSQAWRNILSFQKVKKIQEVCKGAINILGYQLVDSEKEQRDLTLDLVLPRRQNQFSWSSFNPKH
- the LOC136561399 gene encoding carbohydrate sulfotransferase 5-like isoform X1 → MPFKNSSLILFSIHFLLQKIRIFFFHYPSSVRMARIRIPSTIVIIFVTVQTGFLLFMYARYSSFMPQSEEKPSQVHILILSSWRSGSSFVGQLFSQHPSVFYLMEPAWHVWVTMYQNSAKVLHMAVRDLVRSVFLCDMSVFDAYMPWKRNLSDLFQWAASRALCSAPACDSFQRTDITSELACKTLCGRYPFSKVEEACKTYSHVVIKEVRFFDLKVLYPLLTDPSLNLKIIHLVRDPRAVVKSREQSVKALARDNGIVLSTNGTKVEDSKYKVMQEVCRSHVQIYETATLKPPNFLKDRYLMVRFEDLVRDPLSEISEMYKFADLSLTPRLKSWVYNITHGQGPGKKKEAFKITSRDAVSVSQAWRNILSFQKVKKIQEVCKGAINILGYQLVDSEKEQRDLTLDLVLPRRQNQFSWSSFNPKH
- the LOC136561399 gene encoding carbohydrate sulfotransferase 5-like isoform X3, whose translation is MARIRIPSTIVIIFVTVQTGFLLFMYARYSSFMPQSEEKPSQVHILILSSWRSGSSFVGQLFSQHPSVFYLMEPAWHVWVTMYQNSAKVLHMAVRDLVRSVFLCDMSVFDAYMPWKRNLSDLFQWAASRALCSAPACDSFQRTDITSELACKTLCGRYPFSKVEEACKTYSHVVIKEVRFFDLKVLYPLLTDPSLNLKIIHLVRDPRAVVKSREQSVKALARDNGIVLSTNGTKVEDSKYKVMQEVCRSHVQIYETATLKPPNFLKDRYLMVRFEDLVRDPLSEISEMYKFADLSLTPRLKSWVYNITHGQGPGKKKEAFKITSRDAVSVSQAWRNILSFQKVKKIQEVCKGAINILGYQLVDSEKEQRDLTLDLVLPRRQNQFSWSSFNPKH